In one window of Mytilus galloprovincialis chromosome 6, xbMytGall1.hap1.1, whole genome shotgun sequence DNA:
- the LOC143078093 gene encoding uncharacterized protein LOC143078093, translating into MSFNKESPDHPGSTILSHHLVCGEPYCPRVADPLTNRVVCRCYQTSTTQSHLTMTPNFSAALFHTPLHGDIPSPVSSPMHPNPALRWDNPGLTSMGFGSPFPTLSPAHHNIDNILRTQMYSYMHSGIDPNNGRRKNATRETTAALKAWLKEHKKNPYPTKAEKIMLAIITRMTLTQVSTWFANARRRLKKEHKGEFSSDISFDNISMSSDDEESTKPEPMGTSERNFNNNGNTTLEQELPGYSGMTKDDIYSYGSFSFHASRPLTSTPIDHNMNNLPEYPKGDKKTELMNNDSITSGESEDNDSVEEKELKICDTSNDDTCSTSASNSFDSGIKDMRMPDRPKFLPPLISKPKIWSISNIIG; encoded by the exons GTTTGTGGAGAACCGTATTGTCCACGGGTAGCCGATCCTCTGACAAACAGGGTTGTCTGCCGTTGTTATCAGACCAGCACAACACAAAGTCACCTAACGATGACACCAAACTTTAGCGCTGCACTATTCCACACACCACTCCATGGAGATATTCCGTCTCCAGTTTCAAGTCCAATG CATCCGAACCCTGCACTGAGGTGGGATAATCCCGGATTAACATCCATGGGATTTGGATCTCCATTTCCTACTCTGTCACCAGCACATCATAACATCGACAATATACTTAGAACACAAATGTATAGTTACAT GCATTCTGGCATTGACCCAAATAATGGAAGAAGAAAAAATGCCACAAGGGAAACAACTGCTGCTCTGAAGGCGTGGTTGAAGGAACACAAGAAAAACCCTTATCCAACCAAGGCAGAAAAGATTATGTTAGCAATTATCACTCGAATGACTCTTACACAAGTTTCAACATGGTTTGCAAATGCAAGGAGGCGACTCAAGAAAGAACACAAAGGAGAATTTTCATCAGATATCAGTTTTGATAACATCAGCATGTCAAGTGATGACGAGGAAAGCACAAAACCTGAGCCAATGGGTACATCAGAAAGGAATTTTAATAATAATG GAAATACAACATTAGAACAAGAACTTCCTGGATATAGTGGCATGACGAAAGACGATATCTACAGCTATGGCTCGTTTTCATTTCATGCTAGTCGGCCGCTTACGTCAACACCAATTGATCACAATATGAACAATTTACCAGAATATCCGAAAGGAGACAAAAAGACTGAATTAATGAACAATGATTCCATCACTTCTGGTGAAAGTGAGGACAACGATAGTGTTGAAGAAAAGGAATTGAAAATTTGCGATACTTCCAATGATGATACATGTAGTACATCGGCTTCGAACAGTTTTGACAGTGGAATTAAAGATATGCGCATGCCTGACAGACCAAAGTTCTTACCTCCCCTAATCAGCAAGCCTAAAATCTGGTCTATATCTAATATTATTGGATGA